In the Rhodospirillaceae bacterium genome, GCGAGCCGGACGTATTCGCTCAACTTGCTGTTCAGAACCTTGATGCCGACCGATCTCATGCCGCAAAGGTAGCGACCGCTTGCTACCACGTCAACCCGGTTCGTATCCGGTGCGCCGCGACCGACATTCTGCGACTTTCGCGGCCACGGGCGGCCACCAGCGGACGCACCTATGTTCGGCACTTGTTCCGTCCATCGCAAGCGCCCATCTTGCCGTTATGGACAGGCACGAACCCTCCGAATCCGCTGCCGTCACGAGGCTGCCGCGATGGTAGCGTCCATCGGCAAGATCGCCTCGCCGTCGCAGGGCGTGGCCTATTTCGAGCGCGATGGCTACTACGCGAAGGACGACGGAGCGCACAAGGAAGCAAGCGCCTGGGCGGGCCGGGGTGCCGAGGCGCTCGGCCTCTCCGGCCCGGTCGATCCCGAACGCTTCCGGTCGGTGCTCGAAG is a window encoding:
- a CDS encoding relaxase domain-containing protein — translated: MVASIGKIASPSQGVAYFERDGYYAKDDGAHKEASAWAGRGAEALGLSGPVDPERFRSVLEGEVPGGRRLGRKEIDGSIVHRPGRDVTLSAPKSVSL